A window from Neobacillus sp. PS3-40 encodes these proteins:
- a CDS encoding CDP-glycerol glycerophosphotransferase family protein, producing the protein MANKVKRYLNNFLNLYLRLQRIFYIFVLLPKYKIKKSFAFLLTPLFVKLPIKNNKVVLTNFNGKGYGDNPKYIAEEMLRQKLDFDIVWILKKEFIGKANIPNSIRIVKYRSIRHLYELATAKVWIDNERKFFYTPKRKMQFYIQTWHGVVALKQIEKDIEKQLSPSYISKAKNDSKMIDLLISNSRFHTDLYRRSYWYDGEILEIGAPRCEVLINGQEEMSKKVLKYFNIKGKQSILLYAPTFRANSDTAVYNVDFERLIKVLEKKYGGEWIVLVRLHPDVTEKADSLQYSSKILNATEYEDMNELLAVSDILLTDYSSCMFEFSLTKKPIFLYAPDIEKYIEERNFYFNLQSLPYPLAENNDQLQKVIEGFDKSRYLTELSAFLKEIEIYDSNGASAKIVKIINSVTNNNNNNNKFANKISELSI; encoded by the coding sequence ATGGCGAATAAAGTAAAACGATATTTGAATAATTTTCTAAACCTATACTTAAGGCTACAAAGAATTTTTTACATTTTTGTATTACTTCCTAAATATAAAATTAAGAAAAGTTTCGCTTTTTTATTAACTCCTCTCTTTGTTAAATTACCTATTAAAAATAATAAAGTTGTATTGACAAACTTTAATGGTAAAGGATATGGAGATAATCCGAAATATATAGCAGAAGAAATGTTAAGACAAAAGCTGGATTTTGATATTGTTTGGATATTAAAGAAAGAATTTATAGGAAAGGCCAATATACCTAACTCTATTAGAATTGTAAAATATAGGTCAATTAGGCATCTTTACGAGTTGGCAACAGCTAAAGTTTGGATAGATAATGAAAGGAAGTTTTTTTATACTCCAAAAAGAAAAATGCAATTTTATATTCAAACATGGCATGGTGTCGTTGCATTAAAACAAATTGAAAAGGATATAGAAAAACAACTTTCTCCAAGTTACATTTCCAAGGCAAAAAATGACTCGAAAATGATTGATCTTCTTATATCAAACAGTAGATTTCACACTGATTTATATAGGCGTTCGTACTGGTATGATGGTGAGATACTAGAAATTGGAGCTCCGAGGTGCGAAGTTTTAATAAATGGTCAAGAAGAAATGTCAAAAAAAGTTTTAAAATACTTCAATATTAAAGGGAAACAGAGCATTTTATTATATGCTCCAACTTTTAGAGCTAATTCAGATACTGCAGTATATAATGTAGACTTTGAAAGATTAATTAAGGTTTTAGAGAAAAAGTATGGTGGAGAATGGATAGTATTAGTTAGATTACATCCAGATGTAACAGAAAAAGCAGATTCTTTACAGTACAGCTCAAAAATACTAAATGCAACAGAGTATGAAGATATGAATGAATTATTAGCAGTTAGTGATATTTTACTAACTGATTATTCGAGTTGTATGTTTGAATTTTCTTTAACTAAAAAGCCAATCTTTTTATATGCACCTGATATTGAGAAATATATTGAAGAACGAAACTTTTACTTTAATCTTCAATCCTTGCCATATCCATTAGCTGAGAATAATGACCAATTACAAAAGGTAATAGAAGGATTTGATAAGAGTAGGTATTTAACGGAACTAAGTGCCTTTCTTAAAGAAATAGAAATATATGATTCTAATGGTGCTTCTGCTAAAATTGTTAAAATTATTAACAGTGTTACGAATAATAATAATAATAATAATAAGTTTGCTAACAAAATTTCTGAGTTATCAATTTAA
- a CDS encoding glycosyltransferase, giving the protein MEPVISIIVPVYNTEQYLKKCIDSILKQTFTNFEIIIVNDGSTDKSGSISDEYATKDNRVKVIHKRNGGLSSARNAGIKIAKGEFIGFVDGDDYIDVNMYYELYRLCRETESDISICKFEREIKGKLTNKIEAEFNKVMDNQEAMRQLFLGNLYRFSVCNKLFRKTCFDNILFPEGRIHEDLSTTYKLFSNSNKAVYTNYKGYVYVKRENSILTSKFNEKRLDAFIGWEEILSFMNQNYPKLSREFISCFAYSSVDNIFYILDQVENKEKRGSYLFIIQRLVRKYYKQILKNDSLSIRYKFILSLINYSFILLFCSNSSRKLLSRMRLKFQ; this is encoded by the coding sequence ATGGAACCTGTAATAAGTATTATTGTACCTGTTTATAATACTGAACAATATTTAAAAAAATGTATAGATAGTATTCTTAAGCAAACTTTTACTAATTTTGAAATTATCATCGTTAATGATGGATCAACAGATAAAAGTGGCAGCATTAGTGATGAATATGCAACAAAAGATAATAGGGTCAAGGTTATTCATAAAAGGAATGGCGGGCTTAGTTCCGCTAGGAATGCAGGGATTAAAATTGCGAAGGGTGAATTTATTGGATTCGTGGATGGGGATGATTATATTGATGTAAATATGTATTATGAACTTTATAGGTTATGTAGAGAAACGGAAAGTGATATTTCGATTTGTAAATTTGAAAGAGAAATTAAGGGAAAGTTAACCAACAAGATTGAGGCAGAATTTAATAAAGTAATGGATAATCAAGAGGCGATGAGACAACTCTTTCTTGGAAATTTATACAGGTTTTCTGTGTGTAATAAACTATTTAGGAAGACTTGCTTCGATAATATCTTGTTTCCAGAAGGCAGAATACATGAAGACTTATCAACAACTTATAAACTCTTTTCTAATTCTAATAAAGCTGTTTATACGAACTATAAAGGATACGTATATGTGAAAAGAGAGAATAGTATATTGACTTCTAAATTTAACGAAAAAAGATTGGATGCATTTATTGGATGGGAAGAAATTCTATCATTTATGAATCAAAATTATCCTAAGCTATCTAGGGAATTTATAAGTTGTTTTGCGTATAGTTCTGTTGATAATATTTTTTATATTCTTGATCAAGTTGAAAACAAGGAAAAAAGGGGATCATATTTATTTATTATTCAGCGTCTAGTTAGAAAATATTATAAACAGATCTTAAAGAATGACTCTTTATCCATAAGGTATAAATTTATCCTTTCTTTGATAAATTATAGTTTCATATTATTATTCTGTTCGAATAGTTCGAGGAAACTATTAAGTAGAATGCGTCTTAAATTTCAATAG
- a CDS encoding glycosyltransferase, with protein MKKILFMITNMNIGGVEKSLLSLLSVIPKDKYDITLLLLEKRGALLEYIPDWVKIEEANWFEKVKPIMMQPPQKTIKSYLRNKMYAKTHSFLSAYLISKHFDCRYSYYKHILKEVPVNLNQYDIAISYQGPTDVIDYYIANKVIARKKISWVHFDVSHHYMNKRLHERIYKKFDKILIVSEEAKKRLIEKIPGIRSKSSVFQNIIEIDSIKEMSKKKVDFDSDFEGIKIVTVGRLAKEKGQDLAINVLYKLRKEGYLVKWYCIGEGKQRKEYEYLIDKYNLKHDFILLGSRTNPYPFIAKSDIYVQTSRHEGFCLTLAEAKCLCKPIVTTNFIGAFEQIEDGITGFIVGCSEEELFERVKFLIDNKKVRDNLSENLSKNQVNQKLLNFSKI; from the coding sequence ATGAAGAAAATATTATTTATGATAACTAATATGAATATAGGCGGTGTAGAAAAATCACTACTATCCCTTTTATCAGTAATTCCAAAAGATAAATATGATATTACATTATTATTATTAGAAAAAAGGGGAGCATTGCTGGAGTATATTCCAGATTGGGTAAAGATTGAAGAAGCAAATTGGTTTGAGAAAGTAAAACCAATCATGATGCAGCCTCCTCAAAAAACGATTAAAAGTTATTTGCGAAATAAAATGTATGCTAAAACACATTCTTTTTTATCTGCTTACTTAATTTCTAAACACTTTGATTGTCGATATAGTTATTATAAACATATTCTAAAAGAGGTTCCGGTGAATTTAAATCAATACGATATTGCAATATCCTATCAAGGCCCCACCGATGTTATTGATTATTATATTGCAAATAAAGTAATAGCAAGAAAAAAAATTTCTTGGGTTCACTTTGATGTATCCCACCATTATATGAATAAGAGGTTACATGAAAGAATTTACAAAAAATTCGATAAGATTTTAATCGTTTCTGAAGAGGCAAAAAAGCGTTTAATTGAAAAAATTCCAGGAATTAGAAGTAAATCATCTGTTTTTCAAAATATAATCGAAATAGATTCAATTAAAGAAATGTCTAAAAAAAAGGTTGATTTTGATTCAGATTTTGAAGGTATTAAGATTGTGACGGTTGGAAGACTTGCAAAGGAAAAAGGGCAAGATCTTGCAATAAATGTTCTATATAAATTACGAAAAGAAGGATATCTTGTAAAATGGTATTGCATTGGTGAGGGTAAACAAAGAAAGGAATACGAATACTTAATAGATAAATATAATCTAAAACATGATTTTATTTTATTAGGATCAAGAACTAATCCTTATCCTTTTATAGCTAAATCAGATATTTATGTTCAAACATCGAGACATGAGGGCTTTTGTCTCACTTTAGCTGAGGCAAAATGTTTATGTAAGCCTATTGTTACAACCAATTTCATTGGAGCTTTTGAGCAAATTGAGGATGGAATTACCGGATTTATTGTCGGTTGTAGTGAAGAAGAATTATTCGAAAGGGTAAAATTCCTTATAGATAATAAAAAAGTGAGAGACAATTTGAGTGAAAATCTATCTAAAAATCAAGTTAATCAAAAGTTGCTAAATTTTTCAAAAATATAA
- a CDS encoding beta-1,6-N-acetylglucosaminyltransferase, which translates to MNSNSNVLRTAYILQIHKNPSQVNKFIKQIVSEEHSDIYIHIDKKSYAEMYPKIVAHPNVKILHESIDVKWGDITQVDATILLMKEVIATGKDYDFICFRSGQDLLVKNGFKDFLLHNKNKIFMNAYRVDRHEPHAAFVNVSWPKAMRSLYNNPFHPYRVLRRCIAMLYGFGWNILPNGNQLPEGFSIYNGSNWFCIPLVVARYVIRFLDENKWYYEVFKNSLVPDEFFFQTLIMNSKFKANVVNDNLMYIKFSETLKGRNNPITLKIEHIDIIRKSNEYFARKFDEDVDKAVIGYFASQVKM; encoded by the coding sequence ATGAATTCAAATTCCAATGTTCTACGTACGGCTTATATTCTACAAATTCATAAAAATCCAAGTCAAGTAAATAAGTTTATTAAACAGATTGTTTCAGAAGAGCATTCAGATATATATATCCATATTGATAAAAAAAGTTATGCTGAAATGTATCCTAAAATAGTAGCTCATCCTAATGTAAAAATTTTACATGAAAGCATAGATGTAAAATGGGGAGATATAACACAGGTTGATGCTACAATTCTATTAATGAAAGAAGTAATTGCAACGGGTAAGGATTACGATTTTATTTGTTTTAGAAGTGGGCAAGATCTATTAGTGAAAAATGGATTTAAAGATTTTCTTTTACATAATAAAAATAAAATATTTATGAATGCCTATCGGGTTGACAGGCATGAACCACATGCGGCCTTTGTAAATGTAAGTTGGCCAAAAGCGATGAGAAGTCTATACAATAATCCATTTCATCCATACAGGGTTTTAAGACGGTGCATCGCTATGTTATATGGGTTCGGTTGGAATATATTGCCGAATGGGAATCAACTACCAGAAGGTTTTTCAATCTATAATGGTTCTAATTGGTTTTGCATTCCATTAGTGGTAGCTCGCTATGTTATAAGATTTTTGGATGAAAATAAATGGTATTATGAGGTATTTAAAAACAGTCTGGTTCCTGATGAATTTTTCTTTCAAACGCTAATAATGAATTCCAAATTTAAAGCAAATGTTGTCAATGATAATTTAATGTATATAAAATTCTCAGAAACTTTAAAGGGGCGTAATAACCCTATTACGTTAAAAATTGAACATATAGATATTATTAGGAAATCAAATGAATATTTCGCCAGAAAATTTGATGAAGATGTGGATAAAGCTGTAATTGGATATTTTGCAAGCCAAGTAAAAATGTAA
- a CDS encoding ROK family protein: protein MNEYGEFIKKDSIITPKYSIEIFIETINTIVKDFQNNYFLSGIALSMPGAVDVKEGCIGGGSAIPYIHGPNIKKLLQDKTKLRVELENDGNCAGLAEGWIGAAKDVKDYVCIVLGSGVGGAIVLDRKIHHGKNLHGGEFGDMIMENYLDQQIGENWNSLAATAGLVSQVAKRKRKAEWTLDGKKVFEMEDNGDEKVKDEIEKFLKRLAVGIFNIQYVIDPEKILIGGAISERHDLIERINEKLKLMKKG, encoded by the coding sequence ATGAATGAGTATGGAGAATTTATAAAGAAGGATTCAATTATAACACCGAAGTATAGCATAGAAATATTTATTGAAACAATTAACACGATTGTAAAGGATTTTCAGAACAATTATTTCCTCTCTGGAATTGCGCTTAGCATGCCAGGTGCAGTAGACGTAAAAGAAGGTTGCATTGGGGGAGGAAGTGCCATTCCTTATATTCATGGGCCAAACATAAAAAAGCTTTTACAAGATAAAACAAAACTCCGGGTTGAATTGGAGAACGATGGCAATTGTGCGGGATTAGCTGAAGGCTGGATTGGAGCAGCAAAGGATGTTAAGGATTATGTATGTATTGTTTTAGGCTCAGGTGTTGGAGGAGCAATAGTTTTAGATAGAAAGATACACCATGGGAAAAACCTTCATGGTGGTGAGTTTGGTGATATGATAATGGAGAATTATTTAGATCAGCAAATAGGTGAAAATTGGAATTCTCTTGCCGCAACCGCTGGATTAGTTAGTCAAGTTGCAAAGCGTAAAAGAAAGGCAGAATGGACATTAGATGGAAAGAAAGTTTTTGAAATGGAAGATAATGGGGATGAAAAAGTTAAAGATGAAATAGAAAAGTTTCTCAAACGTTTAGCGGTAGGTATTTTTAATATCCAATATGTTATTGATCCTGAGAAAATTTTAATTGGTGGTGCCATTAGTGAGCGTCATGACTTAATTGAACGGATTAATGAAAAACTCAAATTGATGAAAAAAGGCTGA
- a CDS encoding glycosyltransferase: protein MRAKILFMVISMNVGGTEKALLNMLSIIPRNKFDITLLMLEEYGGLLNSIPQGVTIQYLNEYKNIKSILNNPPLITIFELLKGRKIVKAAIFFFLILISKALQDRSLLYKYVLHKYPGMNNEFDVAVAYAGPMDFISYFIIKKVKAKKKIQWIHFDISKIGFNRKFASRIYSKFDRIFVVSNEGRNKLLNILPNLQEKTEVFFNIISSDSIKEKSCEGIGFNDQFKGIRILTVGRLSKEKGQDLTIPVLARLKKEGYNIRWYCIGEGSARKEYEKLIKMYDVENDYILLGANANPYPFMKQCGIYVQSSRHEGFCITLSEARCFDNPIISTNFTGANEQIVNNQTGFIVNCEQDQIYETIKRLLTDIKLKNKIKGNLQNEIIDTTKEILKLYKFTDIC from the coding sequence ATGAGGGCAAAAATATTATTTATGGTTATTAGTATGAATGTTGGTGGAACTGAAAAAGCGTTACTTAACATGCTTTCCATAATACCTAGGAATAAATTCGATATTACATTATTAATGCTTGAAGAATATGGTGGATTGCTAAATTCAATTCCCCAAGGAGTAACTATTCAATATTTAAATGAATATAAGAATATCAAATCAATTTTAAATAATCCACCATTAATAACAATTTTTGAATTGCTTAAAGGAAGAAAGATAGTTAAAGCAGCTATATTTTTCTTCTTAATATTAATTTCAAAAGCTCTCCAAGACAGAAGCCTCCTTTATAAGTATGTTTTACATAAATACCCTGGAATGAACAATGAATTCGATGTTGCTGTGGCTTATGCTGGTCCAATGGACTTCATTAGCTATTTTATAATAAAGAAAGTAAAGGCTAAAAAGAAGATTCAGTGGATTCATTTTGATATTTCTAAAATAGGTTTTAACAGGAAATTTGCTTCTAGAATATATAGTAAGTTTGATAGGATTTTTGTCGTCTCGAACGAGGGGAGAAATAAACTTCTTAATATTTTGCCTAACCTTCAAGAAAAGACAGAAGTATTCTTTAATATTATTTCTTCTGATTCAATTAAGGAAAAGTCTTGTGAAGGGATTGGATTTAATGATCAATTTAAAGGGATTAGAATATTAACAGTAGGGCGTTTAAGCAAAGAAAAGGGTCAAGATTTGACTATTCCTGTATTAGCGAGACTTAAAAAAGAGGGATATAATATAAGATGGTATTGTATAGGTGAGGGAAGTGCTAGAAAAGAGTATGAAAAACTCATAAAAATGTATGATGTTGAAAATGACTATATCCTTCTAGGCGCTAATGCCAATCCATACCCATTTATGAAACAGTGTGGTATATATGTCCAGTCCTCACGGCATGAAGGCTTTTGTATAACACTTTCAGAAGCAAGATGCTTTGATAATCCTATTATAAGTACAAATTTTACAGGCGCAAATGAGCAAATAGTCAATAATCAAACAGGTTTCATTGTAAATTGCGAACAGGATCAAATTTATGAAACGATAAAACGATTATTGACTGATATAAAATTAAAAAATAAAATTAAAGGAAATCTTCAAAACGAGATTATTGATACTACAAAAGAAATATTAAAATTATACAAATTTACAGATATTTGTTAA
- a CDS encoding glycosyltransferase codes for MKKNLLFVIDSLHCAGAEKSLVTLLSLLDYSAYNVDLMLFGHGGDLEELVPEKVEILTPLKYTDFAALNLKNAIKYSIRNLEFKMLFFRIKYSINIRKKKYSNAQKARIYWENISRVIESNPKIYDIAISYAQGIPTFYVAEKVKAQRKYAWVNVSYRLDENEKHFQKKFYDLFDKIVAVSDTTKDIILETFPNIREKVEVIYDINNPNIISMMANYGQSYDDNFDGLKILTIGRLAYQKGYDIALEACKKLKESNIKFKWYVLGKGPLKKEIEDYIKQNNLSDNFILLGVKKNPYPFIKDADIYVQTSRFEGFGLAIAEARILNIPVVTTKFDAVYNQMIDQKNGLVVEMNGTAVFEGILKLINNHLLRENIAKYLMFEKKGNIEELEKFSRLIGQH; via the coding sequence ATGAAAAAAAACTTATTATTTGTTATAGATTCATTACACTGTGCTGGGGCTGAAAAAAGTTTGGTTACACTGCTGTCCCTTTTAGATTATTCTGCGTACAATGTTGATTTGATGCTATTTGGGCATGGGGGGGATCTGGAAGAATTAGTACCTGAAAAAGTGGAAATTTTAACGCCTCTCAAGTACACAGATTTTGCAGCGTTAAATTTAAAAAATGCTATTAAGTACTCTATTCGCAATTTGGAATTTAAAATGTTATTTTTTAGAATAAAATATTCTATTAATATTAGAAAGAAAAAATATAGTAATGCTCAGAAAGCCAGGATATACTGGGAAAATATATCTAGAGTTATTGAGAGTAATCCTAAAATATATGATATTGCTATAAGTTATGCACAAGGAATTCCAACTTTTTATGTAGCTGAAAAGGTAAAAGCTCAAAGGAAATATGCATGGGTAAATGTAAGTTATCGTTTAGATGAAAATGAAAAACATTTTCAAAAGAAATTTTATGATTTGTTTGATAAAATTGTTGCTGTATCTGACACTACAAAAGACATTATTTTGGAAACATTCCCTAATATAAGAGAAAAGGTAGAGGTCATATACGATATAAATAATCCAAATATTATTTCTATGATGGCGAACTATGGCCAAAGTTATGATGATAATTTTGATGGTTTAAAGATTTTGACGATAGGCAGATTAGCTTATCAAAAGGGATACGATATTGCATTGGAAGCGTGTAAGAAACTAAAAGAAAGTAATATAAAATTTAAATGGTATGTATTAGGAAAGGGACCATTAAAAAAGGAAATAGAAGATTATATTAAACAAAATAATCTCTCAGATAATTTCATATTATTAGGAGTTAAAAAAAATCCTTATCCATTTATTAAAGACGCGGATATTTATGTACAAACATCACGTTTTGAGGGATTTGGGCTAGCTATTGCAGAAGCACGAATACTGAATATACCAGTAGTTACAACAAAGTTTGATGCTGTGTACAATCAAATGATAGATCAAAAAAATGGACTAGTAGTTGAGATGAACGGAACTGCAGTTTTTGAGGGGATATTAAAATTAATAAATAATCATTTATTAAGAGAAAATATTGCAAAATACTTGATGTTCGAAAAAAAAGGCAATATTGAAGAACTTGAGAAATTTAGTAGACTAATAGGGCAACATTAA
- a CDS encoding sugar phosphate nucleotidyltransferase: protein METVGLLPCAGKGTRLGMPFSKEMFPDVHHESFRPIIMYTIEAMKRAGIKHIIITINPNKTDLLKYLGNGKQFGIDLTVCIHPEAKSLPESLNEAYHLIKDKKVIFAMPDTIIEPSNFLKQAIEYHNRNHNSDVTLGCFKTDNPTSVSVVDFNGDLITNVIEKPKETNLEYMWGMMVWNPIFSEILNKFCSTNKPREGAKELYLSDALFPLIEKNKVYSFTCENSYYRDLGTFKELNRWSQAN, encoded by the coding sequence ATGGAAACAGTAGGCTTATTACCATGCGCAGGTAAGGGAACGAGGTTAGGAATGCCGTTCTCGAAAGAAATGTTCCCAGATGTCCATCATGAGAGTTTCAGACCAATTATAATGTATACAATTGAAGCAATGAAAAGGGCTGGGATAAAACATATCATTATTACAATAAATCCAAATAAAACGGATTTATTAAAATATCTAGGTAATGGAAAACAATTTGGAATTGATTTAACTGTATGTATTCATCCTGAAGCAAAAAGTTTACCTGAATCCCTAAATGAGGCTTATCACCTAATTAAAGATAAAAAAGTTATTTTCGCAATGCCTGATACTATAATTGAACCAAGTAATTTTTTAAAACAAGCAATAGAATACCACAATAGAAATCATAATTCAGATGTTACTTTAGGCTGTTTTAAAACTGATAATCCAACTAGTGTATCTGTTGTGGATTTTAATGGTGATTTAATTACAAACGTGATTGAAAAACCAAAAGAAACAAATTTAGAATATATGTGGGGGATGATGGTCTGGAATCCCATTTTCTCTGAGATTTTAAATAAGTTTTGTTCAACAAATAAACCTAGAGAAGGGGCTAAAGAACTATATTTATCAGATGCTTTATTTCCATTAATTGAAAAAAATAAGGTTTATTCTTTTACTTGTGAAAATAGTTATTATAGAGATTTGGGAACTTTTAAAGAATTAAATCGATGGTCTCAGGCTAATTAG
- a CDS encoding glycosyltransferase: MKLKISIIVPIYKVESFLHKCINSILAQTFTDFELILVNDGSPDKCGSICDQYAKTDDRIKVIHKQNGGLSSARNAGIEVAKGEYISFIDGDDYIDEEMFEILYHNAIIHSSDVIVCDFEKVTEDENHQKTKCEKEYSVQHFTNIQALHQLYDPKISDRDKWVIACNKLYKRYLFNGSKFEEGKIFEDEFIAHKVLYDCKKITIIPEKLYYYVQRSNSIVGSPFSTKKFDRVYALKERAHYFRTIKQYNLYYLAQRHFMDVFLWYYYKAKSDITDGNKELKTLKKKSNMSLVLMLRNPLISWKQKVLLVSFVINPSFYSFIINWNKE, encoded by the coding sequence ATGAAATTGAAAATAAGTATTATTGTCCCTATTTACAAAGTAGAATCATTTTTACATAAATGTATTAATTCCATATTAGCCCAAACATTCACCGACTTTGAACTTATCCTTGTAAACGACGGCTCACCTGATAAATGTGGGAGTATTTGTGATCAGTATGCAAAAACGGATGATAGAATTAAAGTAATTCATAAACAAAATGGAGGATTATCTTCAGCGAGAAACGCAGGAATAGAGGTTGCTAAAGGAGAATACATTTCATTTATCGATGGTGATGACTATATTGATGAAGAAATGTTTGAAATTTTATACCATAATGCAATTATTCATTCATCAGATGTAATAGTGTGTGACTTTGAGAAGGTAACGGAAGATGAAAATCATCAAAAGACAAAATGTGAAAAAGAATATAGTGTCCAACATTTCACAAATATACAAGCGCTGCATCAATTATACGATCCTAAAATAAGTGATCGTGATAAGTGGGTAATTGCGTGTAATAAGTTATATAAAAGATATCTGTTTAATGGTTCAAAATTTGAAGAGGGTAAAATTTTTGAAGATGAATTCATAGCACATAAGGTTCTTTATGATTGTAAAAAAATAACCATAATACCAGAAAAGTTATACTATTATGTTCAAAGATCAAATAGTATTGTAGGATCCCCCTTCTCAACTAAAAAATTTGATAGAGTTTATGCACTAAAGGAAAGAGCTCATTATTTTAGAACTATCAAACAATATAACTTATATTATCTAGCCCAAAGACATTTTATGGACGTATTCTTATGGTACTATTACAAAGCTAAATCTGATATTACCGACGGTAATAAAGAATTAAAGACGCTAAAAAAGAAATCGAATATGAGTTTGGTTCTTATGTTAAGAAATCCACTAATAAGCTGGAAACAAAAAGTATTATTAGTCTCATTCGTAATAAATCCATCTTTTTATTCTTTCATTATCAATTGGAATAAAGAATAG
- a CDS encoding DUF2334 domain-containing protein: MNLIKNRILQLINPLTKVYYNWRYWGNLYREMKKHVEKSNHLTQEKLIPYLNKPGIVFSFDDSYRINDWIKYGKEMFGYYDVKVTFNINAIHHFEGKREHTQNEIDRLLELQSQGHEIAHHGLKHKKAVEYTQEFGLEKWIYDEIRSLFNWMEKQSHSMTKEKFKKPVSFAFPHFIYNKDIIKELVPNYFKIVRGHMNEDNLTPFNFSGFAPSICLDVYYSSNLYYVKKIMKIAKKTGKNLIITCHSILPEEVNWENFGWGKEAIKSGTWRTTPKTIQRIIDEAKSNDFEFYTTSEIAGVATFIDSNFEKSVRKVISNPLEKWISIKELSGIKELDLSNNNITNLDGIQYFLNLEKLNLTNNNITDFRLLKKLPKLKIIETDNNAIKKKRGIR, encoded by the coding sequence ATGAATTTAATAAAAAATAGGATTTTACAATTAATTAACCCTTTAACAAAAGTTTATTACAATTGGCGATACTGGGGAAATCTTTATAGAGAGATGAAGAAACATGTTGAAAAGTCTAACCATCTAACACAAGAAAAATTGATTCCCTATTTAAATAAACCAGGAATCGTGTTCTCCTTTGATGATAGTTATAGGATCAATGACTGGATTAAGTATGGAAAAGAAATGTTTGGATATTATGATGTGAAAGTAACGTTTAATATTAATGCAATTCATCACTTTGAAGGTAAAAGAGAACACACCCAAAATGAAATTGATAGACTATTAGAATTACAATCACAAGGACATGAAATTGCACATCATGGTCTTAAGCATAAAAAAGCTGTAGAGTATACTCAAGAATTTGGATTAGAAAAGTGGATTTATGATGAAATACGTTCTTTATTTAATTGGATGGAAAAACAATCACATTCAATGACTAAGGAAAAGTTTAAAAAACCAGTTTCCTTTGCGTTTCCTCATTTTATCTACAATAAGGATATCATAAAGGAATTAGTTCCGAACTATTTTAAAATTGTTAGGGGGCATATGAATGAAGATAATTTAACCCCATTTAACTTTAGTGGATTTGCTCCATCTATTTGTTTGGATGTCTATTATTCATCTAATCTCTATTATGTAAAAAAAATAATGAAAATAGCTAAAAAGACAGGGAAAAATTTAATTATAACGTGCCATTCAATATTACCAGAAGAAGTTAATTGGGAAAATTTCGGGTGGGGAAAGGAGGCAATTAAATCTGGAACATGGAGAACTACCCCAAAAACAATTCAAAGGATTATTGATGAAGCAAAATCAAATGATTTCGAATTTTATACTACTTCTGAAATTGCAGGAGTAGCCACTTTCATTGATAGCAATTTTGAAAAATCGGTGCGGAAAGTAATTTCAAATCCGCTTGAAAAATGGATTTCAATAAAGGAATTAAGTGGTATTAAAGAATTAGATTTAAGTAATAACAACATTACTAATTTAGATGGAATTCAATATTTTTTAAATTTAGAAAAACTAAATTTAACTAACAATAATATTACAGATTTTAGATTACTAAAAAAACTCCCTAAATTAAAGATAATAGAAACTGATAATAATGCAATAAAGAAAAAAAGAGGAATAAGGTAA